A genome region from Rissa tridactyla isolate bRisTri1 chromosome 18, bRisTri1.patW.cur.20221130, whole genome shotgun sequence includes the following:
- the SNRNP40 gene encoding U5 small nuclear ribonucleoprotein 40 kDa protein: MIEQHKRKVPGGGPGPAPAPTPTPTPTPVAAPGAAPAPDLPLVPTAAKRPRHDLPGAPGAGGGAGQPPPGALLQAGPPRCSSLQAPIMLLSGHEGEVYCCKFHPNGNTLASAGFDRLILLWNVYGDCDNYATLKGHSGAVMELHYNTDGSMLFSASTDKTVAVWDSETGERVKRLKGHTSFVNSCYPARRGPQLVCTGSDDGTVKLWDIRKKAAVQTFQNTYQVLAVTFNDTSDQIISGGIDNDIKVWDLRQNKLTYTMRGHADSVTGLSLSSEGSYLLSNAMDNTVRIWDVRPFAPKERCVKIFQGNVHNFEKNLLRCSWSPDGSKIAGGSADRFVYVWDTTSRRILYKLPGHAGSVNELAFHPEEPIILSASSDKRLYMGEIQ; the protein is encoded by the exons ATGATCGAGCAGCACAAGCGGAAGGTCccgggcggcggccccggccccgcgcccgcgcccacccccacccctaccccTACCCCTGTCGCCGCCCCGGGGGCCGCTCCCGCCCCCGACCTCCCGCTCGTCCCCACAGCGGCCAAACGGCCCCGCCATGACCTGCCCGGGGCGCcgggcgccggcggcggcgcggggcaaCCCCCCCCCGGGGCCCTGCTGCAGGCG GGCCCACCgcgctgctcctccctgcaggcccCCATCATGCTGCTGTCAGGGCATGAAGGGGAGGTGTATTGCTGCAAGTTCCACCCCAACGGCAACACCCTCGCCTCCGCCGGCTTCGACAGGCTCATCT tGCTGTGGAATGTCTACGGGGACTGCGATAACTACGCCACCCTGAAGGGACACAGCGGGGCGGTTATGGAGCTGCACTATAACACGGATGGCAG CATGCTCTTCTCAGCATCCACAGACAAAACCGTGGCCGTGTGGGATAGTGAGACTGGAGAGAGAGTGAAGAGACTGAAGGGCCATACATCATTCGTTAACTCCTGTTACCCAGCAAGGAGAGGACCCCAGCTTGTCTGTACAGGCAGCGATGATGGGACAGTGAAG CTGTGggatatcaggaaaaaagctGCCGTCCAGACGTTTCAGAACACGTACCAGGTCTTGGCTGTGACTTTCAATGACACCAGTGATCAGATCATATCTGGAGGCATCGACAACGACATTAAG GTGTGGGACCTTCGCCAGAACAAGCTCACTTACACGATGAGAGGACACGCGGATTCGGTGACAGGCCTCAGTCTCAGTTCGGAAGGCTCCTACCTGCTCTCCAACGCAATGGACAACACAG TTCGCATCTGGGATGTGCGACCGTTTGCCCCTAAAGAGAGATGTGTAAAGATTTTCCAGGGGAACGTACATAATTTTGAAAAG aatctCCTGAGGTGCTCTTGGTCCCCGGATGGGAGTAAAATCGCAGGGGGATCCGCCGACAG GTTTGTCTACGTGTGGGACACCACATCCAGAAGGATTTTGTACAAGCTGCCAGGTCACGCCGGGTCGGTGAACGAATTGGCTTTCCATCCGGAGGAACCCATCA TACTCTCCGCATCCAGCGACAAAAGACTGTATATGGGGGAGATCCAGTGA